TCTTCACAATACCGCGTTGCGGTGGTTGGCTCTTCCACTGCCGGAGGCACAGGAGCCTGGCCCCTGGACAGCTCATGGGTGAACAGGTTCAATCAATATTACAAACACAAGCTCCGGATAGTAGACAGCACTTACACACTGGCTGTTGGCGGTTACCCGGTCTACAAGGGAATGCCCAGCAGCTATGTACCGCCACCGGATCGCGACGGCCCGGACCATAGCAAGAACGTGACCCGCGCCAATGCACAACTGGCCGGCCTTCCACTGCCTTACAACGGGATCGTGTTCATCAATTATCCATCCAACAAGTATGAGGAATACAGCATTGCTGAGATCATGATATGCCTGCAAACCATTTATGATTCGGTATTGAAGGAAGGTCATCGTTGTTATATCATCACCACACAACCCAGGAGCGGTGGCATTTGGGACAATCCTTCGCTGAAAAGAAAACTGGCAGTGATCAAAGATTCCATCATCAATCGCTTTGGCACGCAGACAATCAATTTCTATGATGGTCTCTATAATCCTGCAGACAGCACCATCCTGACAAAATTCCACTCAGGCGATGGCATCCATTTCAATAACGAAGGGCACCGCGAGCTGTTTGAAAGAGTGCGGGCAAAGAATGTTTTCAATATTGTGTTACCGGTGAAGCTGGAGGCTTTCAACGGAGAATGCAGAAATGACAGGATATCACTGCAATGGACAGCCGAATGTACAGATCCCAATACAGCATTCATTGTTCAGCGAAGTGAAGACGGGAAATTGTACAACAATCTTGGGGAACTGAAGGCCACCGCTACCCAGGCCAGCTCTTACCGGTATATAGATTCAACCCCGCTGCCGGGAAAGAATTTTTATCGCCTGCAGATTCAGGAAACGGCCCAGTCCATCTACTCCAATGCATTACTGATCAGGAATGCCAAACCAGGACTGGTACTGAACAGGCTCTACCCCAATCCCGCAAACCAGCCCATGCTGGTGGCCGAGCTCATTGCGGCGCAGAATTATCCGGGTACAGTGAATATTCTCAGCATCAGCGGCCTTTCCTTCATGAGCCGGGAAACGCACTTCAAGAAAGGGGAAATGCAGCTCTGGCTACCGGTTGAATACCTCCCCGGCGGTCAGTATGTACTCAGTATCCGTTATGGCGACGGGCAGTCCATTCTCCGCAGCTTCAGCAAGTAGAAAAAAAGATTAGTAGATTTGGCGCTGTTCCATGCAGTCAGCCATTCTATTATATAAGCAATCGTCTGTTCATTACCGGTATGGCGGTAAGGGATCTCAATTGTTGCTGTGCCTGCATGGTTATGGCGAAACCGCCAACAGCTTCGACTTCCTGGAAACTCATCTTGGTTCGGCATATTCCATCATCGCAATCGATCTGCCCTTCCATGGCCTGACGCAATGGAAGGAAGGTTTGGATTTCAAAGTGCAGGATCTTACTGTCATTGTACGAGCCATTCTTACTGCAAGAGGCTGGTCGTCCGATGCTGCATTCACGCTGATGGGTTTCAGTATGGGCGGCCGCGCTGCACTCTCGTTGCTGCAAGCCCTGCCGCAACAGGTACAACGGTTAGTATTGTTAGCTCCTGATGGTCTCAAAGTGAACCGCTGGTACTGGCTGGCCACTCAAACCCTGATCGGCAACGGACTTTTTCGTTTCACTATGCACTATCCCGGCTGGTTCTTCTTTATCCTCAACACAGGCAATAAACTGAAACTGATCAACCAGAGCATCTACAAATTCACCAGGTATTATATACATGATGCAGCTATCAGGAAAGAACTCTACAACAGGTGGATCTGCATGCGTCATATTACACCGGACCTCAAAATTATCAGGGATGCCGTGCGACAATACAAGATCCCTGTTCGACTCTTATATGGAAAATACGATCGCATCATATTGACGCAACCTGCTGAACGCTTCCGCAAAGGCATTGAAGAATGGTGCACCATCAGCATTTTGCCCGCAGGGCACCAGGTGTTGCAGGAAAAACATATCGATGCCATTGCGGAATCACTTCGTGTTTAGTTGTGATTGCATGGATACAATCGTATATTTATCGCATCAACCAATATCGAACCGATGCCCTTTTTTCTCCTGATATTTTTTCTTTTATTGATCGGATATGCGGTATTGATCGGGTATTACCACAATGCCTGGAACAAACTACCCGTCTACACTCCGCCGGAAGATGCACCCACTGCATCTGTGACGGTGATCATCCCCGCCCGCAACGAGGAAACTAATCTGCCGGTACTGATCGACTCTTTACGTCAGCAAGAATATCCCACCGGATTGTTTGAAGTGATCATTATTGATGACCACTCTACGGATGATACATTCCGGTTGCTGGATGAAGCCAGCAAAAGCTGGTCTTCATTGAAAGTGATCCGTATGGCTGATCTGCCTGCCGATGAAAATGCATCAACTGCTTTCAAGAAAAAAGCGATCCAGGCAGGCATCAGTCAGGCAAGCGGGCAACTCATTGTTACTTCAGATGCAGATTGCGTATTCGATAAAAAATGGCTGCATACCATCGCTTCCTATTATCAGCATACAGACGCTAAATTCATTGCCGCTCCGGTAGTGATCGAAGGGAAAGACAACCTGTTGAATATTTTTCAATCGCTCGACTTCCTTACACTACAGGGCATCACAGGTGCCTCCGTGTTCAAGCGCGCACACAGCATGTGCAACGGAGCTAACCTGGCCTACGAGAAATCGGCCTTTGAAGAAGTGAATGGCTTTGAAAAAATTGATCATCTTCCTTCAGGGGACGATATGTTCCTCATGCATAAGATCTTCACCCGCTATCCTGAGAAAGTATTTTACTGCAAGAGCAAAACAGCCATTGTGAGAACAGCTCCGGTGGATAGCTGGAAAGCTTTCTTCCAGCAACGTATCCGCTGGGCCAGCAAAGCAGACAGCTATGACGACAAGCGCATTTTCTGGGCGCTCCTTTTGGTGTACCTGGCTAACCTGGGATTCCTCATCCTCTTCATCATGGGATTCTGGAAGCCACTGGCATTTTTCTTCTGCATCATTTTGCTACTGGCCAAGATGCTGATCGAATTTCCTTTTGTGAATTCCGTGGCCATCTTCTTCGGGCAGCAACGGCGCATGAAATATTTCCTTGTATTGCAACCACTGCATATCCTCTATACCATCATTGCAGGCTGGCTGGGCAAATTCGGTCATTATGAATGGAAGGGCAGAAAGGTGTCGAAGCGATGAAATACCGGATAAAATTGTAATTTCCACACATGGCTGCAGAAGCTTCCCGAAATACATGGAGAAGATTACGAAAAAACAAAGGCGCGCTGTTTGGCATGGGCATCATCCTGCTATCTGTACTCACCGCCCTCTTTGCCTATTTCATTTCGCCGGACGGCACACCTGATGCCAACAGGATGATCGTTGAGATCGGTGGACAAAAGCCTGGATTCAAACAGCAATTTCTCCAGCTTCCCAAATCACCCGTCCCTCCCAAAGTTTCTTTTTTTCAGCGATTGCTACGCGGACAGGAAGACCAGTTCCATTTTACTCCCATCAGTTCCTATACCACTACCGGCGACAGCCTGATCATTCAGCAATATATCGATGAAGGTGTAACAGAAAGAGTAGCGTATTCCATTCATACGCCTGGCTGGAAAGTAAGCGGGCAAACATTTCACCTGGGCACAGACAAATATGGCAGAGACATTCTCAGCCGGCTGCTGGTGGGAGTTCGTGTGAGCCTTAGCGTTGGATTGGTGACTGTATTGATCTCCCTGAGCATCGGCGTACTCCTGGGTGCGCTGGCAGGTTATTTCAGGGGCAAGGTGGACGATGCCATCATGTGGTTCATCAATGTGATCTGGAGCATTCCCACCCTGCTGCTGGTATTTGCCATTACACTGATGCTTGGCAAAGGATTCTGGCAGGTGTTCATCGCCATTGGATTGACCATGTGGGTGAATGTAGCGCGGATCATTCGCGGGCAGGTGATGAGCGTGAGGGAAATGGAATACGTGGAAGCTGCCAGGGCGCTGGGTTACGTACATGGTCGGATTTTGTTCAGGCATGTTTTGCCCAATGTGATGGGCCCGGTTACAGTAGTGGCCGCCTCCAATTTTGCATCGGCTATCGTGATCGAAGCGGGCCTCAGCTTCCTGGGCGTTGGTGTTCAGCCGCCACAACCCAGCTGGGGGCTGATGATCAAAGAGAATTATAATTTCATCATCACCAATAATCCAATGCTGGCGCTTGCTCCGGGCTTTGCCATTATGTTACTGGTACTGGCATTCAATATGCTTGGAAATGGATTGAGAGATGCGCTCGAAGTGAGAGGATAACAACAAAAAAGCGCACCGTTGCGGATGCGCCTGTTACAATTTTATTTGGTGCGATTATTTTCTGATATAGCGGAAAGTGCCTGTCCATTTGTTGGTTGGGCAATTTTTTGAAGTAACGGTAACCTGCACTACTGCAGTGATTCCGGCAGGTGTACCGGTGATAGTAACATTGTTTACCCCTGCTGTTACAGAAGCAGGATTTGCCTCGAAGAACTGGGCATTGGTGGCATCATTCTTTGCCACCACATTGATGGTAGCGCCTGCTGCAGGAAAGCCTGCCGTAATATTGATAGTTACAGGAAAGGTAGCATCAACCTGTGCAGGAGCGGTAGTGTTGATCGCCGGAATGGTGGTTACTGCCAGTTTGGTTTCTGAACAAGGGTCCGGAGGTGTGGGACCGTCATCTCCGCCTTTGTCGCTACATTGAATAAAGGTCAGTGACACAAAAGCCAGTAAAACAGCAGCCAACAATTTTTTCATACAAAGTAGATTGGGGTCTATAATAACGATCCGTCTCTAAAAATAATATTTATTCCTTCGCCGTAAAACAAATATTTCTGGAATTACGATGTATATACCTGAACATTACGACTAAAGGATTCTTCCAGCGAAATAAAGGTCTCGGTTCTTTCAATCCCTTTGATTTTCTGCAATTCATCGTGTAATACGGCACGGAGCTGATTGATATCTTTGCAGATGATCTCGGCAAACATGCTGTAGTTGCCGGTGGTATAATTCAGGCGAATGATCTCGGGTATCTTTTGCAGTTCCCTTGCTACGGAATCATACAGTGAGCTCTTTTCCAGGTAAATGCCGATGAAGGCGATCACATCGTAGCCGAGCTGCTTCATGTCCACATTCAATTTGGTACCTTTTACGATACCTGCTTCCTGCAGTTTTTTGATCCGCACGTGGATGGTGCCGCCCGATACAAATAATTTCTTACCCAGATCAGCATACGAAACCTCTGCATTATCGATCATTTCATGGATGATCTGAAGGTCCAGTTTGTCAAGATTCAATTTAGCAGCCATTTTACAATCGTAATTTTATAAATTTCAAAGCAACCCTGCAAATATTTGTATAATCTCGAAACTTTCCAAATTTGTATTGAATAATTTTCAAGTAATTGCCTATTTTCTTTAATATTGCACTGTAATTAGCTCTTAACAAAACAACAGATACTGTGGAGTGATGGAATTTTGGCAGACATGCCCTCTTGTCTCGGGGTGGGGGTCACAGGATAAACGTAGTGTAATGCCGGACTGGTTCACGCTGGTTCGACTGGGGTTGACCACCGCAGGTTGCGCTATTGCTAACTGCCCCGTGGAGGTTCGAGTCCTCCCTCTACAGCAAAAACCCTTCCGGATAACCGGAAGGGTTTTTTATTGGAGGCAATTGAACAGGTTTATGCTTGTATCATTTCAAGGATACCCTCATTACGGATGATCATCATTCCCTGACGATCTTCAGTAATCCCTTCAGCCAGCCTGTAAGTA
This portion of the Pseudobacter ginsenosidimutans genome encodes:
- a CDS encoding SGNH/GDSL hydrolase family protein produces the protein MNRLHLICLMLLAGCLSASSQYRVAVVGSSTAGGTGAWPLDSSWVNRFNQYYKHKLRIVDSTYTLAVGGYPVYKGMPSSYVPPPDRDGPDHSKNVTRANAQLAGLPLPYNGIVFINYPSNKYEEYSIAEIMICLQTIYDSVLKEGHRCYIITTQPRSGGIWDNPSLKRKLAVIKDSIINRFGTQTINFYDGLYNPADSTILTKFHSGDGIHFNNEGHRELFERVRAKNVFNIVLPVKLEAFNGECRNDRISLQWTAECTDPNTAFIVQRSEDGKLYNNLGELKATATQASSYRYIDSTPLPGKNFYRLQIQETAQSIYSNALLIRNAKPGLVLNRLYPNPANQPMLVAELIAAQNYPGTVNILSISGLSFMSRETHFKKGEMQLWLPVEYLPGGQYVLSIRYGDGQSILRSFSK
- a CDS encoding alpha/beta fold hydrolase, which translates into the protein MQSAILLYKQSSVHYRYGGKGSQLLLCLHGYGETANSFDFLETHLGSAYSIIAIDLPFHGLTQWKEGLDFKVQDLTVIVRAILTARGWSSDAAFTLMGFSMGGRAALSLLQALPQQVQRLVLLAPDGLKVNRWYWLATQTLIGNGLFRFTMHYPGWFFFILNTGNKLKLINQSIYKFTRYYIHDAAIRKELYNRWICMRHITPDLKIIRDAVRQYKIPVRLLYGKYDRIILTQPAERFRKGIEEWCTISILPAGHQVLQEKHIDAIAESLRV
- a CDS encoding glycosyltransferase; this translates as MPFFLLIFFLLLIGYAVLIGYYHNAWNKLPVYTPPEDAPTASVTVIIPARNEETNLPVLIDSLRQQEYPTGLFEVIIIDDHSTDDTFRLLDEASKSWSSLKVIRMADLPADENASTAFKKKAIQAGISQASGQLIVTSDADCVFDKKWLHTIASYYQHTDAKFIAAPVVIEGKDNLLNIFQSLDFLTLQGITGASVFKRAHSMCNGANLAYEKSAFEEVNGFEKIDHLPSGDDMFLMHKIFTRYPEKVFYCKSKTAIVRTAPVDSWKAFFQQRIRWASKADSYDDKRIFWALLLVYLANLGFLILFIMGFWKPLAFFFCIILLLAKMLIEFPFVNSVAIFFGQQRRMKYFLVLQPLHILYTIIAGWLGKFGHYEWKGRKVSKR
- a CDS encoding ABC transporter permease: MAAEASRNTWRRLRKNKGALFGMGIILLSVLTALFAYFISPDGTPDANRMIVEIGGQKPGFKQQFLQLPKSPVPPKVSFFQRLLRGQEDQFHFTPISSYTTTGDSLIIQQYIDEGVTERVAYSIHTPGWKVSGQTFHLGTDKYGRDILSRLLVGVRVSLSVGLVTVLISLSIGVLLGALAGYFRGKVDDAIMWFINVIWSIPTLLLVFAITLMLGKGFWQVFIAIGLTMWVNVARIIRGQVMSVREMEYVEAARALGYVHGRILFRHVLPNVMGPVTVVAASNFASAIVIEAGLSFLGVGVQPPQPSWGLMIKENYNFIITNNPMLALAPGFAIMLLVLAFNMLGNGLRDALEVRG
- a CDS encoding Lrp/AsnC ligand binding domain-containing protein, with the protein product MAAKLNLDKLDLQIIHEMIDNAEVSYADLGKKLFVSGGTIHVRIKKLQEAGIVKGTKLNVDMKQLGYDVIAFIGIYLEKSSLYDSVARELQKIPEIIRLNYTTGNYSMFAEIICKDINQLRAVLHDELQKIKGIERTETFISLEESFSRNVQVYTS